Proteins from a single region of Festucalex cinctus isolate MCC-2025b chromosome 19, RoL_Fcin_1.0, whole genome shotgun sequence:
- the LOC144007821 gene encoding dysbindin-like isoform X3 — MVVDCDQAAKASGGESSSSSSSSSVGVVGPLKLKDRHKLLEESFQQDVEQYLSSGYLQIAERRGPTGSMSSMEVNVDMLEQMDLMDMSDHEALDVFLHSGGEDNSAASPVAGPAESLSAEISLAVPTQAELRQKLAAARDGEEDDGGEEEEDEREEGGARRTMRRRRRKRAPPPVLTPDHQGGTPQV, encoded by the exons ATGG TGGTGGATTGCGATCAGGCGGCGAAGGCGTCAGGTGGCgaatcgtcgtcgtcgtcgtcgtcgtcgtcggtcgGCGTCGTGGGGCCGCTGAAGCTGAAGGACAGACACAAGCTGCTGGAGGAAAGCTTCCAGCAGGACGTGGAGCAGTACCTGTCCAGCGGATACCTCCAGATCGCCGAGAGGAGAG GGCCAACAGGCAGCATGTCGTCCATGGAGGTCAACGTGGACATGCTGGAGCAGATGGACCTGATGGACATGTCGGACCACGAGGCGCTCGACGTCTTCCTGCACTCGGGCGGGGAGGACAACAGCGCCGCCTCGCCCGTCGCAG GTCCCGCCGAGTCCTTGAGCGCCGAGATCAGCCTGGCGGTTCCCACTCAGGCCGAGCTGCGTCAAAAACTGGCGGCGGCCCGCGACGGCGAGGAAGACGACGGcggcgaggaagaggaggacgaaCGAGAGGAGGGAGGGGCCCGGCGGaccatgaggaggaggaggaggaagagggcgCCCCCACCGGTGCTGACGCCGGACCACCAAGGTGGGACCCCCCAGGTTTGA
- the LOC144007821 gene encoding dysbindin-like isoform X2 codes for MSSSSPAAADGSQRNSLVDCDQAAKASGGESSSSSSSSSVGVVGPLKLKDRHKLLEESFQQDVEQYLSSGYLQIAERRGPTGSMSSMEVNVDMLEQMDLMDMSDHEALDVFLHSGGEDNSAASPVAGPAESLSAEISLAVPTQAELRQKLAAARDGEEDDGGEEEEDEREEGGARRTMRRRRRKRAPPPVLTPDHQGGTPQV; via the exons ATGTCGTCCAGCTCGCCCGCTGCGGCCGACGGCAGCCAGAGGAACTCTT TGGTGGATTGCGATCAGGCGGCGAAGGCGTCAGGTGGCgaatcgtcgtcgtcgtcgtcgtcgtcgtcggtcgGCGTCGTGGGGCCGCTGAAGCTGAAGGACAGACACAAGCTGCTGGAGGAAAGCTTCCAGCAGGACGTGGAGCAGTACCTGTCCAGCGGATACCTCCAGATCGCCGAGAGGAGAG GGCCAACAGGCAGCATGTCGTCCATGGAGGTCAACGTGGACATGCTGGAGCAGATGGACCTGATGGACATGTCGGACCACGAGGCGCTCGACGTCTTCCTGCACTCGGGCGGGGAGGACAACAGCGCCGCCTCGCCCGTCGCAG GTCCCGCCGAGTCCTTGAGCGCCGAGATCAGCCTGGCGGTTCCCACTCAGGCCGAGCTGCGTCAAAAACTGGCGGCGGCCCGCGACGGCGAGGAAGACGACGGcggcgaggaagaggaggacgaaCGAGAGGAGGGAGGGGCCCGGCGGaccatgaggaggaggaggaggaagagggcgCCCCCACCGGTGCTGACGCCGGACCACCAAGGTGGGACCCCCCAGGTTTGA